The Leeia aquatica genome has a window encoding:
- the gcvPA gene encoding aminomethyl-transferring glycine dehydrogenase subunit GcvPA: MSNKPRVYPYIPNSVPEVKAAMLAACNARSVEDFYAEIPAALRMIQPMQLPEPMLSEVRLKQHVERIMARNTAANEVVSFLGGGCYQTHVPSICDEINGRSEFLTAYAGEPYDDHGRFQALFEYCSMMGELLDAEVVSVPTFDGFQAAATVCRMAGRYSGKRKVLLAASVNPDKLSHIVTYGRADLDFEYVAFNSDTGQVDLDDLSARLDDTVAGFYFDTPNYFGVIENGPAISQRVKAKGAMLLTGVDPSSLGVLTPPIRFGADLVCGDIQPLGMHMSYGGGHGGFISSRDEEALVLQYPSRLFGIAPTEVPGEYGFGDVAYHRTSFDKRENGNEFVGTAAALWGITAGVYLAMMGPKGMQELGEGMMKRLCYLKQRLASLPGVRLAHGSSAHYRECVVNFNRTGKTVAEINQALRARGIFGGHDLSETFPSLGQSALYAVSDLHSQADLDALVDALAQILQGQTA, encoded by the coding sequence ATGTCCAACAAACCCCGGGTATATCCCTATATCCCCAACTCGGTGCCAGAGGTCAAGGCCGCCATGCTGGCAGCGTGTAACGCGCGCTCGGTCGAGGATTTCTACGCCGAGATTCCGGCAGCGCTGCGCATGATCCAGCCCATGCAACTGCCGGAGCCCATGTTGTCCGAAGTGCGGCTGAAGCAACATGTTGAGCGCATCATGGCACGCAATACTGCTGCCAATGAAGTGGTCAGTTTTCTGGGGGGCGGCTGTTACCAGACCCACGTGCCGTCAATTTGTGACGAGATCAATGGCCGCAGCGAGTTTTTGACCGCTTACGCCGGTGAGCCGTACGACGACCATGGCCGTTTCCAGGCCCTGTTTGAATACTGCTCGATGATGGGTGAGCTGCTGGATGCAGAAGTCGTCAGCGTGCCGACCTTTGATGGTTTTCAGGCTGCAGCGACGGTTTGCCGCATGGCGGGGCGCTACAGCGGCAAGCGCAAGGTGCTGCTGGCGGCCAGCGTCAACCCGGACAAGCTCAGCCATATCGTAACCTATGGTCGTGCAGACCTCGATTTCGAGTACGTGGCGTTCAATAGCGATACTGGTCAGGTGGACCTCGACGACCTGAGTGCCAGGCTGGACGATACGGTAGCCGGTTTTTACTTTGACACCCCCAATTACTTCGGGGTGATCGAGAATGGGCCTGCCATTAGCCAGCGGGTCAAAGCCAAGGGCGCGATGCTGCTGACCGGGGTCGATCCGTCCTCGCTCGGCGTGCTGACCCCGCCGATCCGCTTTGGTGCGGATCTGGTGTGCGGCGACATTCAGCCGCTGGGCATGCACATGAGTTATGGCGGCGGCCACGGCGGCTTCATCAGCAGCCGGGACGAAGAAGCGCTGGTGCTGCAGTACCCGTCCCGCCTGTTCGGCATTGCCCCAACCGAGGTGCCGGGCGAGTACGGTTTTGGCGATGTCGCCTACCACCGCACTTCGTTCGACAAGCGCGAGAACGGTAATGAATTCGTCGGTACCGCTGCCGCACTATGGGGCATTACTGCCGGGGTCTATCTGGCGATGATGGGGCCGAAAGGCATGCAGGAGCTGGGCGAAGGCATGATGAAACGCCTGTGCTACCTCAAGCAGCGGCTGGCCAGCCTGCCGGGGGTGCGTCTGGCTCATGGCAGCAGCGCCCACTACCGCGAGTGCGTGGTGAACTTCAACCGCACTGGCAAGACCGTTGCCGAGATCAACCAGGCGCTGCGTGCACGCGGCATCTTTGGGGGGCACGATCTCTCGGAGACCTTCCCGTCACTGGGGCAATCGGCCCTGTACGCCGTCAGTGACCTGCACAGCCAGGCCGACCTCGATGCCCTGGTGGATGCACTGGCGCAGATTCTGCAAGGACAGACCGCATGA
- the gcvPB gene encoding aminomethyl-transferring glycine dehydrogenase subunit GcvPB, producing MSMQDISRFRFTDGKPNLRRYHQARWDEPVIFELSQAGERGVLVPEVEVAIEAAGHDVLATLPAGMQRKDAPALPELSQNRTLRHYLRLSQENLGADFNVDVGQGTCTMKYNPKINEQLARAPKMSELHPLQHEDTVQGILQVMYAMEGVLKEVSGMDAINLQPRSGSHAIYANMAIIRAWHESRGEGAQRDEVITTIFSHPSDAACAKLMGYKVITLYPDENGYPDLEAMRAAVSPRTAALIITNPEDTGIFNPRIREWVDLAHSVGALTCYDQANANGLMGIARAREAGFDLCHFNLHKTFATPHACGGPAVGAMCVTEALAPFLPRPRVVQDGQRYRLDMGDDRSIGKVSAFLGTASIVLRAYAWVMNLGADGLREVSEIAVLNNNYMMAELLKIRGLTAPYAEGHRRIEQVRYSWAGLAADTGIHSDEIGIRAADFGTHYWTSHHPYVVPEPATIEPTEAYSRADLDEFVGIMRHIADEARQDPAKVKGAPYNCPIHKVQGDYLDDPARWAITWRAWQRKLREHGAA from the coding sequence ATGAGCATGCAAGACATTTCCCGATTCCGTTTCACCGATGGCAAGCCCAATCTGCGTCGTTACCATCAGGCGCGCTGGGACGAGCCGGTGATTTTTGAGCTGAGCCAAGCCGGTGAGCGTGGTGTGCTGGTACCCGAAGTGGAGGTGGCGATCGAAGCGGCCGGACACGATGTGCTGGCTACCCTGCCTGCCGGCATGCAGCGCAAGGATGCACCTGCACTGCCCGAGTTGTCACAAAACCGGACGTTGCGCCACTACCTGCGGCTGTCGCAGGAAAACCTGGGGGCGGACTTCAACGTGGATGTAGGGCAGGGCACCTGCACCATGAAGTACAACCCGAAGATCAATGAGCAGCTGGCCCGTGCGCCCAAAATGAGCGAGCTGCATCCCTTGCAGCATGAAGACACGGTACAGGGCATCCTGCAGGTGATGTACGCGATGGAAGGCGTGCTGAAAGAAGTCTCCGGCATGGACGCCATCAACCTGCAGCCCCGCTCCGGTTCACATGCCATCTACGCCAATATGGCCATCATTCGCGCCTGGCATGAGTCGCGCGGTGAAGGTGCGCAGCGTGATGAAGTGATCACTACCATTTTCTCGCACCCGTCAGATGCCGCCTGCGCCAAGCTGATGGGCTACAAGGTGATCACCCTCTACCCGGACGAGAACGGCTACCCGGACCTCGAAGCCATGCGGGCCGCAGTGTCGCCGCGTACCGCCGCGCTGATCATCACCAATCCGGAAGACACCGGCATCTTCAACCCGCGCATCCGCGAATGGGTGGATCTGGCACACAGTGTGGGCGCGCTCACCTGCTACGACCAGGCCAATGCCAACGGACTGATGGGGATTGCCCGCGCGCGTGAGGCCGGGTTTGATTTGTGTCACTTCAATCTGCACAAGACCTTTGCCACCCCGCACGCCTGCGGTGGTCCGGCGGTTGGTGCGATGTGTGTGACCGAAGCACTGGCCCCTTTCCTGCCCCGCCCACGGGTGGTACAGGACGGACAGCGCTACCGGCTGGACATGGGCGATGACCGCTCCATCGGCAAGGTATCGGCCTTCCTGGGCACCGCCAGCATCGTATTGCGTGCCTACGCCTGGGTGATGAATCTGGGTGCCGACGGCCTGCGTGAAGTCTCGGAAATCGCGGTACTCAACAACAACTACATGATGGCCGAGCTGCTGAAGATTCGTGGCCTGACCGCACCGTATGCCGAAGGCCACCGCCGTATCGAGCAGGTGCGTTACAGCTGGGCAGGTCTGGCGGCAGACACCGGTATTCATTCGGACGAGATCGGTATCCGTGCGGCCGACTTTGGCACCCACTACTGGACCAGCCATCATCCCTATGTGGTACCGGAGCCCGCCACTATTGAGCCGACCGAAGCCTACTCACGGGCGGATCTGGACGAGTTTGTCGGCATCATGCGGCATATCGCCGATGAAGCACGGCAAGACCCGGCCAAGGTCAAAGGTGCGCCCTACAACTGTCCGATCCACAAGGTGCAGGGCGATTACCTGGACGACCCGGCGCGCTGGGCGATTACCTGGCGGGCGTGGCAGCGCAAGCTGCGGGAGCACGGCGCGGCATGA
- a CDS encoding ATP-NAD kinase family protein has protein sequence MSDRWRIGLLVNPYAGLGGPLALKGSDGCAVQALQAGAVPQAAVRATQAILALQPWWPQIDWLTGSGPLGEAVLAALGLPAQCCHHAQPAGGLQSQAEDSRQLAARLAAQSPDLLLFAGGDGTARDVLSGAGVQQAVLGIPAGVKMQSAVFGHTPQASGLLAARFLSGSRRITAQQEVMDLDEAALRQGRVQAALFGYMATPVDPRYLQAGKSRAPEGDRVQTEAIATRVQEQLSPGVAHLLGPGSTTYAVKRLLGGGSLLGVDVWQDGHWRVQDATEAQLWQQVQQGPCQAWVSCIGGQGHVFGRGNQQFSPRILQRLGPVAVTVLATPGKLQSLGGRPLLIDSGDPLLDAAFAGMARVWTGYRDEVRYRLRGEPPPADDAAQ, from the coding sequence ATGAGTGATCGCTGGCGGATTGGCCTCTTGGTCAATCCCTACGCCGGGCTGGGTGGGCCACTGGCGCTGAAAGGCAGTGACGGCTGCGCGGTGCAGGCCTTGCAGGCCGGGGCGGTGCCGCAGGCTGCCGTGCGGGCGACACAGGCCATACTCGCGCTGCAGCCGTGGTGGCCGCAGATCGACTGGCTGACCGGCAGTGGCCCGCTGGGCGAGGCAGTGCTGGCCGCGCTGGGCTTGCCAGCCCAGTGCTGCCACCATGCGCAGCCCGCCGGAGGGCTGCAAAGTCAGGCCGAGGACAGTCGGCAACTGGCGGCCCGGCTGGCTGCCCAGTCGCCCGACCTGCTGCTGTTCGCCGGCGGCGACGGTACCGCACGCGACGTACTGAGCGGTGCAGGGGTACAGCAAGCCGTGCTGGGCATTCCCGCCGGGGTGAAGATGCAGTCGGCGGTGTTCGGTCATACCCCGCAGGCCAGCGGCCTGCTGGCCGCGCGCTTTCTGTCGGGCAGCAGACGGATCACGGCACAGCAGGAGGTGATGGACCTGGACGAAGCCGCCTTGCGGCAAGGCCGGGTGCAGGCGGCGCTGTTTGGCTATATGGCAACGCCGGTGGACCCGCGCTACCTGCAAGCGGGCAAGTCGCGCGCGCCGGAGGGCGATCGGGTACAGACCGAGGCCATCGCGACGCGGGTACAGGAACAGCTGAGCCCCGGTGTGGCCCACCTGCTTGGGCCGGGCTCGACCACATATGCGGTCAAGCGCCTGCTGGGCGGCGGCAGCTTGCTGGGCGTGGATGTCTGGCAGGATGGTCACTGGCGGGTACAGGATGCGACCGAAGCGCAACTGTGGCAGCAGGTACAGCAGGGGCCGTGCCAGGCCTGGGTTAGCTGCATTGGCGGGCAGGGCCATGTGTTTGGCCGGGGCAACCAGCAGTTTTCACCACGGATATTGCAGCGGCTGGGGCCAGTGGCGGTGACGGTATTGGCCACGCCGGGCAAGCTGCAGTCGCTGGGCGGGCGACCCCTGCTGATCGACAGTGGCGACCCGTTGCTGGACGCCGCCTTTGCCGGCATGGCGCGGGTGTGGACCGGCTACCGGGATGAAGTACGTTACCGCTTGCGCGGCGAGCCGCCGCCAGCGGATGATGCAGCACAATAA
- a CDS encoding SDR family NAD(P)-dependent oxidoreductase, translated as MSSVKQGELQGKVALVTGGASGIGQATAQLFAEEGARVAVCDINLDRAEMVASEIRAAGGEAYAVQADVSRAADCEAAIQSVIGRWGRLDVLFNNAGITRRTSVVDTTEAEWDAVMAVNLKSVFLMSKYAVPVMAGQGGGSIINTGSGWGLVGGKDAAPYCASKGAVVNLTRAMAVDHGPQQVRVNTVCPGDTDTAMLRNEAHQLGLADDALVAAGDQRPLQRVGSPREIAQAVLFLASDRSSFVTGAAFVVDGGGLAGSM; from the coding sequence ATGAGCAGCGTAAAACAGGGTGAACTGCAGGGCAAGGTGGCACTGGTGACCGGGGGGGCTTCCGGTATCGGCCAGGCCACCGCGCAGTTGTTTGCCGAAGAAGGGGCCCGAGTGGCGGTGTGTGACATCAATCTGGACCGGGCCGAGATGGTGGCGAGCGAGATTCGCGCCGCCGGGGGGGAGGCTTATGCCGTGCAGGCCGATGTCAGCCGGGCAGCAGACTGTGAAGCGGCCATACAATCGGTGATCGGGCGCTGGGGGCGGCTGGATGTGCTGTTCAACAATGCGGGCATCACCCGTCGTACCAGCGTGGTGGACACCACGGAAGCCGAGTGGGACGCGGTGATGGCGGTCAACCTGAAATCAGTGTTCCTGATGAGCAAGTATGCCGTGCCGGTGATGGCTGGCCAGGGCGGGGGCAGCATCATCAATACCGGTTCCGGCTGGGGGCTGGTGGGTGGCAAGGATGCGGCACCGTATTGCGCCTCGAAAGGCGCAGTGGTCAACCTGACACGGGCGATGGCGGTCGACCACGGCCCGCAGCAGGTACGCGTCAATACCGTGTGTCCCGGTGACACCGATACCGCCATGTTGCGTAATGAAGCGCACCAGCTGGGGCTGGCGGATGATGCGCTGGTGGCGGCAGGCGACCAGCGCCCGCTGCAGCGGGTGGGTAGCCCGCGCGAGATCGCGCAGGCGGTGCTGTTCCTTGCCAGTGACCGTTCTTCCTTCGTCACCGGTGCCGCCTTTGTGGTGGATGGCGGCGGTCTGGCCGGGTCGATGTAA
- a CDS encoding Gfo/Idh/MocA family protein, producing the protein MNRIRTGMIGGGQGAFIGAVHRLAMRFDNRFDLLAGALSSQPERARQSGLELGLAPERCYDSHQAMLQGERGRADGIEAVVIVTPNHLHFAAVRDCLQAGLHVICDKPLTVTSAEARELQALSQAQQRQLIVTYTYTGYPMLREMRERILRGDLGALRLVHVSYTQDWLATPLEQQGQKQASWRTDPAQAGAVGALGDIGVHAYNLSHFVTGQRPSRLSADLARLVPGRRLDDHAQVNCRYANGARGLIVASQVAVGRENSLRVQVVGEHAALEWVHEQANLLQWFPLGQPGQTLSRGGPGCGDDVRRLSRVPSGHPEGYLEAFAALYRDAAELIQHGTPCPVLPTVDEALHDQLFIEACLRSSAEDSRWVSL; encoded by the coding sequence ATGAACCGAATCCGTACCGGCATGATCGGTGGCGGGCAGGGCGCCTTCATCGGCGCGGTGCATCGTCTGGCCATGCGTTTTGACAATCGTTTTGATCTGCTGGCCGGGGCGCTGTCCAGTCAGCCGGAACGGGCCCGACAGAGCGGGCTGGAACTGGGTCTGGCACCTGAGCGCTGTTACGACAGTCACCAGGCCATGCTGCAGGGCGAGCGGGGTCGGGCAGACGGTATTGAAGCCGTGGTGATCGTCACTCCCAATCACCTGCACTTCGCCGCAGTACGGGATTGCCTGCAGGCGGGCCTGCACGTGATCTGTGACAAGCCGCTCACCGTCACCAGTGCGGAAGCGCGCGAGCTGCAGGCCCTCAGCCAGGCGCAACAGCGCCAGCTGATCGTCACCTACACCTATACCGGCTACCCGATGCTGCGCGAGATGCGCGAGCGTATCCTGCGCGGCGATCTGGGCGCGCTGCGGCTGGTGCATGTCAGCTATACCCAGGACTGGCTGGCCACCCCGCTGGAGCAGCAGGGGCAAAAGCAGGCCAGCTGGCGCACCGATCCTGCACAGGCCGGTGCCGTGGGCGCGCTGGGTGACATCGGCGTGCACGCCTACAACCTCAGCCACTTTGTGACTGGCCAGCGCCCGAGCCGCCTGTCTGCCGATCTGGCGCGGCTGGTGCCGGGCCGTCGGCTGGACGACCACGCACAGGTGAACTGCCGCTATGCCAATGGCGCACGCGGGCTAATTGTCGCCAGCCAGGTGGCGGTGGGCCGGGAAAACAGTTTGCGGGTACAGGTGGTCGGTGAACACGCGGCGCTGGAATGGGTGCACGAACAGGCCAATCTGCTGCAGTGGTTCCCGCTCGGCCAACCGGGCCAGACGCTCAGCCGGGGAGGCCCCGGCTGCGGTGATGACGTCCGGCGGCTGTCCCGCGTGCCATCCGGCCACCCGGAAGGGTATCTGGAGGCGTTTGCCGCGCTATACCGCGACGCCGCTGAGTTGATCCAGCACGGCACGCCCTGCCCGGTGCTGCCGACGGTGGACGAGGCGCTGCACGATCAGCTGTTCATCGAGGCCTGCCTGCGCTCCAGCGCGGAAGACAGCCGCTGGGTCAGCCTGTAA
- a CDS encoding aldo/keto reductase — protein MLQWGVLGAGNISGAFVAGLAQAPSGRLAAVASRELAKAQVLAAQGDGEVRSYARYEDLLADPAIDAVYIGLPHTEHLRWTVAALRAGKHVLCEKPLALNHAEAMLAFTEAERAGKLLMEAFMYRCLPQTAKLVELLQQGIIGRVRHIQASFSFASSPRAGSRLWEPSLAGGGIMDVGCYPVSMARLVAGVAQGQPFAQPVSLQAQGRIGETGVDEWAVATLLFPGDIVAQIATGICVEQEESLRIGGSTGALVVPKPWYGAGSEGGQSEILLVRDEAVVERIVVDAPYGLYAHEIETFAAAVQQGAVAHPAMSAADSLGNLAVLDQWRRALGLVFPRETAVGLAGRNNLAGLPITRRADSVMQYGKVPGLDKPVSRLVMGVDNQESLPHAAAMFDDYLERGGNTFDTAWVYDFDGGHSEAVWGDWLRARGGRDDLVLISKGAHTPNCTPEAMQREFAESLERLSTDHADIYILHRDNLQVPVGEFVDVLNQHVRAGKFKVFGGSNWSLERVAEANAYAAKHGLQGFSVLSNQLSLARLLSPIWAGCVSAGDLDSRRWLTEQQLALFAWSSQARGFFTDRAAPDRLDDAELVRCWYSPENFQRRERAQQLAREKGVDPINVALAWVLAQPFPCFSLIGPRTLAETASSFRALEVTLSAEELAWLDLADPGASA, from the coding sequence ATGTTGCAATGGGGTGTACTGGGCGCGGGTAATATTTCCGGCGCATTTGTAGCGGGTCTGGCGCAAGCACCGTCGGGACGACTGGCGGCGGTCGCCAGCCGCGAGCTCGCCAAGGCGCAAGTACTGGCCGCGCAGGGCGATGGTGAGGTACGCAGTTATGCACGCTATGAAGACCTGCTGGCCGACCCGGCGATTGACGCCGTCTACATCGGCCTGCCGCATACCGAGCATTTGCGCTGGACGGTGGCGGCGCTGCGGGCAGGCAAGCATGTGCTGTGTGAAAAGCCGCTGGCACTGAACCACGCTGAAGCCATGCTGGCGTTCACCGAGGCCGAGCGCGCAGGCAAGCTGCTGATGGAAGCCTTCATGTACCGCTGCCTGCCGCAAACGGCCAAACTGGTGGAATTGCTGCAGCAAGGCATCATTGGCCGGGTACGGCATATCCAGGCCTCGTTCAGCTTTGCCTCCAGCCCGCGTGCTGGCTCGCGGCTGTGGGAGCCGTCGCTGGCGGGTGGCGGCATCATGGATGTGGGTTGTTATCCGGTGTCGATGGCGCGACTGGTGGCCGGGGTGGCGCAAGGGCAGCCGTTTGCGCAGCCGGTCAGCCTGCAGGCCCAGGGCCGCATTGGTGAAACCGGCGTCGACGAGTGGGCGGTCGCCACCCTGCTGTTCCCCGGCGATATTGTGGCGCAGATTGCCACCGGCATCTGTGTCGAGCAGGAAGAATCGCTGCGCATCGGCGGCAGTACCGGTGCACTGGTGGTGCCGAAGCCATGGTATGGCGCGGGCAGCGAGGGTGGACAGAGCGAGATCCTGCTGGTGCGGGACGAGGCGGTGGTGGAGCGCATTGTGGTGGACGCCCCATACGGCCTGTATGCCCATGAAATCGAAACGTTTGCAGCGGCCGTGCAGCAAGGGGCGGTGGCGCATCCGGCCATGAGCGCGGCGGACAGTCTGGGCAATCTGGCGGTGCTCGACCAGTGGCGGCGTGCGCTGGGGCTGGTGTTCCCGCGTGAAACGGCGGTGGGGCTGGCGGGCCGCAACAATCTGGCGGGTCTGCCGATTACTCGCCGTGCCGACAGTGTCATGCAGTATGGCAAGGTACCGGGGCTGGACAAGCCGGTGTCGCGGCTGGTGATGGGGGTAGACAATCAGGAAAGCCTGCCGCACGCCGCCGCCATGTTCGATGATTATCTGGAGCGCGGCGGCAATACCTTCGACACCGCCTGGGTGTACGACTTTGACGGCGGCCACAGCGAAGCGGTATGGGGTGACTGGCTGCGTGCACGCGGCGGGCGCGACGATCTGGTGCTGATCTCCAAGGGGGCGCACACGCCCAACTGCACGCCGGAAGCCATGCAGCGCGAGTTTGCCGAGAGTCTGGAGCGCCTGAGCACCGACCACGCCGACATCTACATCCTGCACCGTGACAACCTGCAGGTGCCGGTGGGTGAGTTTGTCGATGTGCTGAACCAGCACGTCCGCGCGGGCAAGTTCAAGGTGTTTGGTGGCTCCAACTGGTCGCTCGAGCGGGTAGCGGAAGCCAATGCCTACGCCGCCAAACATGGTCTGCAAGGCTTCTCGGTGCTGAGCAACCAGCTGAGCCTGGCGCGTTTGCTGTCTCCCATCTGGGCCGGTTGTGTATCCGCAGGTGATCTGGATTCCCGCCGCTGGCTGACCGAGCAGCAACTGGCACTGTTCGCCTGGTCCAGCCAGGCGCGCGGTTTCTTTACCGACCGTGCCGCGCCGGACCGGCTGGACGACGCCGAGCTGGTACGCTGCTGGTACAGTCCGGAAAATTTCCAGCGCCGTGAACGCGCGCAGCAGCTGGCGCGTGAAAAGGGTGTCGACCCGATCAATGTGGCGCTGGCCTGGGTGCTGGCGCAGCCTTTCCCCTGCTTCAGCCTGATCGGCCCGCGCACGCTGGCGGAAACCGCCAGCTCCTTCCGTGCGCTGGAGGTGACGCTGAGTGCCGAAGAGCTGGCCTGGCTGGACCTGGCTGATCCAGGAGCATCGGCATGA
- a CDS encoding Gfo/Idh/MocA family protein: protein MTRVALIGAGDICPAYVNGLRRFPALKLVGLADARHEAAVARGRELDVPVFTLDALLASDADIIINLTPPQAHFEVCQRILAAGKHVYTEKPLAATFGQGQQLLADAQQRGLRVGCAPDTFLGAAGQTARRFVDQGGIGAVVAGQAIMMERGPDDWHPNPGFFYAAGAGPLLDMGVYYLTQLVQLLGPIEQVQGLAHSSWSPRIVPRGERKGATIEVDTPTHVTGGLRFANGAFVNLTTSFDVWKHASTPIELYGADGTLLLPDPNNFGGELRYSQQDGDWQGLPLSQPFDSNLRGLGVAEMADAIREGRPHRASGEMALHVLEVMETLLQSAAQQRPLPVLTRCERPAPLDTLPGGFA from the coding sequence ATGACTCGCGTTGCCCTGATCGGTGCCGGTGACATCTGCCCGGCCTATGTGAATGGCCTGCGCCGTTTCCCGGCGCTGAAGCTGGTCGGGCTGGCGGATGCCCGACATGAGGCTGCCGTGGCCCGGGGCCGTGAACTGGATGTGCCGGTATTCACGCTCGACGCCCTGCTGGCCAGCGATGCCGACATCATCATCAACCTGACACCACCGCAAGCCCACTTCGAGGTCTGCCAGCGCATTCTGGCGGCAGGCAAGCATGTGTATACCGAAAAGCCACTGGCCGCCACCTTCGGTCAGGGCCAGCAACTGCTGGCAGACGCTCAGCAGCGTGGCCTGCGGGTCGGCTGCGCCCCGGATACCTTTCTGGGGGCTGCCGGGCAGACCGCTCGCCGCTTTGTCGACCAGGGCGGCATTGGCGCGGTGGTGGCCGGGCAGGCCATCATGATGGAGCGCGGCCCGGACGACTGGCACCCCAACCCCGGCTTTTTCTACGCCGCCGGTGCCGGCCCGTTGCTGGATATGGGCGTGTACTACCTTACCCAGCTGGTGCAGTTGCTGGGGCCGATCGAGCAGGTGCAAGGGTTGGCGCATAGCAGCTGGTCGCCCCGCATTGTGCCGCGTGGTGAACGGAAAGGGGCCACCATCGAGGTGGATACCCCGACCCACGTCACCGGCGGGCTGCGCTTTGCCAATGGCGCCTTTGTCAACCTGACCACCAGTTTTGACGTGTGGAAGCACGCCAGTACGCCGATCGAACTGTACGGCGCAGACGGCACCTTGCTGCTGCCGGACCCGAACAATTTTGGTGGCGAGCTGCGCTACAGCCAGCAGGATGGCGACTGGCAGGGCTTGCCGCTGAGCCAGCCGTTTGACAGCAATCTGCGCGGGCTGGGTGTCGCCGAGATGGCGGACGCCATCCGCGAAGGCCGTCCGCACCGGGCCAGCGGCGAGATGGCGCTGCACGTGCTGGAAGTCATGGAAACCCTGCTGCAGTCGGCAGCGCAGCAGCGCCCCTTGCCGGTACTCACCCGCTGTGAGCGGCCTGCCCCGCTGGATACGCTGCCGGGAGGCTTCGCATGA
- a CDS encoding sugar phosphate isomerase/epimerase family protein, translated as MSARLALQLYTFNHTPVLTERLALAAACGYQWVESEGLHGLPVADFLAALQEHGLQLASMHADLSELKRLPELKQVLRQTGCQQLVMPWLDEPERPVDRAGWLQLAQGLQQLAQELKADGVQLSYHNHAFEFARLSDHETVLDLLLAEAPDLNWQADVAWVVRAGEDPAFWLQRYADRLQSVHVKDYTGPGGNPPENDWATLGEGLVPWPTLLPILQPRSGTWIVEHDQPVDPARTARQGLSFLQQHLN; from the coding sequence ATGAGCGCGCGTCTGGCTTTACAACTGTATACCTTCAACCACACCCCGGTACTGACAGAGCGGCTGGCACTGGCCGCGGCCTGTGGCTACCAGTGGGTGGAGAGCGAGGGCTTGCATGGTCTGCCGGTGGCAGACTTTCTGGCTGCGTTGCAAGAGCATGGCCTGCAGCTGGCCTCAATGCACGCCGATCTCAGCGAGCTGAAGCGACTGCCGGAGTTGAAGCAGGTGCTGCGACAAACCGGCTGCCAGCAATTGGTGATGCCGTGGCTGGACGAGCCTGAGCGGCCGGTTGACCGTGCTGGATGGTTGCAACTGGCACAAGGGCTGCAGCAACTGGCGCAGGAACTGAAGGCAGATGGGGTGCAGTTGAGTTACCACAACCACGCCTTTGAATTTGCCCGCCTGTCTGACCACGAAACGGTACTGGACCTGCTGCTGGCCGAAGCGCCGGACTTGAACTGGCAGGCAGACGTGGCCTGGGTGGTACGGGCTGGAGAAGACCCGGCGTTCTGGCTGCAGCGCTACGCAGACCGCCTGCAGAGTGTGCATGTCAAGGACTACACCGGACCGGGCGGCAACCCGCCAGAGAACGACTGGGCGACGCTGGGTGAAGGTTTGGTGCCGTGGCCGACACTGTTGCCCATCTTGCAGCCCCGGTCTGGCACCTGGATCGTCGAGCACGATCAGCCCGTTGACCCGGCGCGTACTGCAAGACAAGGCCTGAGCTTCCTGCAACAGCACCTGAACTGA